In Deltaproteobacteria bacterium, the following are encoded in one genomic region:
- a CDS encoding CDP-alcohol phosphatidyltransferase family protein: MLGEVAQVYRASKKRRDINWFTEWLCRPPAALFVYAIRNTRITPNQVTFLSAALCAAACGVWLAWPGWTGAVAGALVFELSFVLDCADGQLARLRGTASVLGHLLDFLMDEVKAFLVFGTVAIRLWIGSGDAVYLLCGVAGLVALASGIAMTSFTRRPEYGAKPPTADGQPHQPVSRAGALGRALGAFEWLARFVVHYPQYIWLCALVDRLDVYLWAYGAVNALYAGYVSLGLVLRLGRGA; the protein is encoded by the coding sequence ATGCTCGGCGAAGTTGCCCAGGTCTACCGCGCGTCGAAGAAACGGCGCGACATCAACTGGTTCACGGAGTGGTTGTGCCGCCCGCCGGCCGCCCTGTTCGTCTATGCGATCCGCAACACGCGCATCACGCCGAACCAGGTGACGTTTCTGTCGGCCGCGCTGTGCGCCGCCGCGTGCGGCGTCTGGCTCGCGTGGCCCGGATGGACGGGCGCGGTCGCCGGCGCGCTCGTGTTCGAGCTGTCGTTCGTGCTCGACTGCGCCGACGGCCAGCTCGCGCGCCTGCGCGGAACCGCGTCGGTGCTCGGCCACCTGCTGGACTTCCTGATGGACGAGGTCAAGGCGTTCCTCGTGTTCGGGACCGTCGCCATCCGGCTGTGGATCGGCTCGGGCGACGCGGTGTATCTGCTGTGCGGCGTCGCCGGGCTGGTGGCCCTCGCCAGCGGCATCGCGATGACGTCGTTCACGCGCCGCCCCGAGTACGGCGCCAAGCCGCCGACCGCCGACGGCCAGCCGCACCAACCGGTGTCGCGCGCCGGCGCGCTCGGCCGTGCGCTGGGCGCGTTCGAGTGGCTCGCCCGGTTCGTCGTTCACTACCCGCAGTACATCTGGTTGTGCGCGCTGGTCGACCGGCTCGACGTCTATCTCTGGGCCTACGGCGCGGTCAACGCGCTGTACGCCGGGTATGTGTCGCTCGGCCTGGTGCTGCGGCTCGGGAGGGGTGCGTGA